The following coding sequences lie in one Lolium perenne isolate Kyuss_39 chromosome 2, Kyuss_2.0, whole genome shotgun sequence genomic window:
- the LOC127331345 gene encoding peroxidase 21 isoform X1, with protein sequence MGSSSSLVPVASALLLLSYLIAGNNGVAAAGTSTSSDGLKLNYYSESCPRAEEIVKEQVKSLYEEHGNTAVSWLRALFHDCTVKSCDASLLLETDAAAGLVSEKSSARSFGMRNFKYIHAIKTALERACPGTVSCADLLALAARDGAAVLGRPADIPMRTGRRDATESHYGEVESYIPNHNESVSAVLDRFGSMGVDAEGVVALLGAHSIGRVHCFNLVARLYPAVDGTIEPAYGTYLRGRCPTADAKEDTRDVAYARNDCVTPMVLDNMYHKNLLKGRGLLLVDQRLATDPRTAPFVRKMATDNDYFHDVFAAALVKMSENGPLTGDHGEVRKDCRFVNK encoded by the exons ATGGGTTCGAGCTCAAGCCTGGTGCCAGTGGCTTCTGCGCTGCTCCTCTTGTCCTACCTCATCGCTG GGAACAATGGCGTTGCTGCTGCTGGAACTAGCACTAGCAGTGATGGTCTGAAGCTGAACTACTACTCTGAGAGCTGCCCGAGAGCGGAGGAGATCGTCAAGGAGCAGGTGAAGAGTCTCTACGAGGAGCACGGCAACACGGCGGTGTCGTGGCTCAGGGCGCTCTTCCACGACTGCACCGTCAAGTCCTGCGACGCGTCGCTGCTCCTCGAGACCGACGCCGCCGCGGGCCTCGTCTCCGAGAAGTCCTCCGCGCGGAGCTTCGGCATGCGGAACTTCAAGTACATCCACGCCATCAAGACCGCCCTGGAGCGCGCGTGCCCCGGCACCGTCTCCTGCGCCGACCTGCTCGCCCTCGCCGCCCGCGACGGCGCCGCCGTGCTCGGCAGGCCCGCCGACATCCCGATGCGCACGGGGCGGCGCGACGCCACCGAGAGCCACTACGGCGAGGTGGAGAGCTACATCCCGAACCACAACGAGTCGGTGTCGGCGGTGCTCGACCGGTTCGGGTCCATGGGCGTGGACGCCGAGGGCGTCGTGGCGCTCCTAGGCGCGCACTCTATCGGCCGCGTCCACTGCTTCAACCTCGTTGCGCGGCTCTACCCGGCGGTGGACGGCACCATCGAGCCGGCATATGGCACGTACCTCCGGGGACGGTGCCCGACGGCGGACGCCAAGGAGGACACTCGCGACGTGGCGTACGCCAGGAACGACTGCGTCACCCCCATGGTGCTCGACAACATGTACCACAAGAACCTCCTGAAAGGCAGGGGCCTCCTGCTGGTGGACCAGAGGCTCGCCACCGACCCGCGAACCGCGCCGTTCGTGAGGAAGATGGCGACGGACAACGACTACTTTCACGACGTTTTCGCGGCGGCGCTGGTCAAGATGTCGGAGAACGGCCCGCTCACCGGCGACCACGGCGAGGTCAGGAAGGACTGCAGGTTCGTCAACAAGTAA
- the LOC127331345 gene encoding peroxidase 21 isoform X2: MGSSSSLVPVASALLLLSYLIAGNNGVAAAGTSTSSDDLKLNYYSESCPRAEEIVKEQVKSLYEEHGNTAVSWLRALFHDCTVKSCDASLLLETDAAAGLISEKSSTRSFGMRNFKYIDAIKSALERACPGTVSCADLLALAARDGAAMLGGPADIPMRTGRRDATESHYGEVESYIPNHNESVSAVLDRFASMGVDAEGVVALLGAHSVGRVHCFNLVARLYPAVDGTIEPAYGAYLRGRCPTADAKEDTRDVAYARNDRVTPMVLDNMYHKNLLKGRGLLLVDQRLATDPRTAPFVRKMAADNAYFHDVFAAALVKMSENGPLTGDHGEVRKDCRFVNK, encoded by the exons ATGGGTTCGAGCTCAAGCCTGGTGCCAGTGGCTTCTGCGCTGCTCCTCTTGTCCTACCTCATCGCTG GGAACAATGGTGTTGCTGCTGCTGGAACTAGCACTAGCAGTGATGATCTGAAGCTGAACTACTACTCCGAGAGCTGCCCGAGAGCGGAGGAGATCGTCAAGGAGCAGGTGAAGAGCCTCTACGAGGAGCACGGCAACACGGCGGTGTCGTGGCTCAGGGCGCTCTTCCACGACTGCACCGTCAAGTCCTGCGACGCGTCGCTGCTCCTCGAGACCGACGCCGCCGCGGGGCTCATCTCCGAGAAGTCCTCCACGCGGAGCTTCGGCATGCGGAACTTCAAGTACATCGACGCCATCAAGTCCGCCCTGGAGCGCGCGTGCCCGGGCACCGTCTCCTGCGCCGACCTGCTCGCCCTCGCCGCCCGCGACGGCGCCGCCATGCTCGGCGGGCCCGCCGACATCCCGATGCGCACGGGCCGGCGCGACGCCACCGAGAGCCACTACGGCGAGGTGGAGAGCTACATCCCGAACCACAACGAGTCCGTGTCGGCGGTGCTGGACCGGTTCGCGTCCATGGGCGTGGACGCCGAGGGCGTCGTGGCGCTCCTGGGCGCGCACTCCGTCGGCCGCGTCCACTGCTTCAACCTCGTTGCGCGGCTCTACCCGGCGGTGGACGGCACCATCGAGCCGGCGTACGGCGCGTACCTCCGGGGCCGGTGCCCGACGGCGGATGCAAAGGAGGACACGCGCGACGTGGCGTACGCGCGGAACGACCGCGTCACCCCCATGGTGCTCGACAACATGTACCACAAGAACCTCCTGAAAGGCAGGGGCCTCCTGCTGGTGGACCAGAGGCTCGCCACCGACCCGCGAACCGCGCCGTTCGTGAGGAAGATGGCGGCGGACAACGCCTACTTCCACGACGTTTTCGCGGCGGCGCTGGTCAAGATGTCGGAGAACGGCCCGCTCACCGGCGACCACGGCGAGGTCAGGAAGGACTGCAGGTTCGTCAACAAGTAA
- the LOC127331345 gene encoding peroxidase 21 isoform X3, translating to MGSSSSLVPVASALLLLSYLIAGKCSDDLKLNYYSESCPRAEEIVKEQVKSLYEEHGNTAVSWLRALFHDCTVKSCDASLLLETDAAAGLISEKSSTRSFGMRNFKYIDAIKSALERACPGTVSCADLLALAARDGAAMLGGPADIPMRTGRRDATESHYGEVESYIPNHNESVSAVLDRFASMGVDAEGVVALLGAHSVGRVHCFNLVARLYPAVDGTIEPAYGAYLRGRCPTADAKEDTRDVAYARNDRVTPMVLDNMYHKNLLKGRGLLLVDQRLATDPRTAPFVRKMAADNAYFHDVFAAALVKMSENGPLTGDHGEVRKDCRFVNK from the exons ATGGGTTCGAGCTCAAGCCTGGTGCCAGTGGCTTCTGCGCTGCTCCTCTTGTCCTACCTCATCGCTGGTAAGTGCA GTGATGATCTGAAGCTGAACTACTACTCCGAGAGCTGCCCGAGAGCGGAGGAGATCGTCAAGGAGCAGGTGAAGAGCCTCTACGAGGAGCACGGCAACACGGCGGTGTCGTGGCTCAGGGCGCTCTTCCACGACTGCACCGTCAAGTCCTGCGACGCGTCGCTGCTCCTCGAGACCGACGCCGCCGCGGGGCTCATCTCCGAGAAGTCCTCCACGCGGAGCTTCGGCATGCGGAACTTCAAGTACATCGACGCCATCAAGTCCGCCCTGGAGCGCGCGTGCCCGGGCACCGTCTCCTGCGCCGACCTGCTCGCCCTCGCCGCCCGCGACGGCGCCGCCATGCTCGGCGGGCCCGCCGACATCCCGATGCGCACGGGCCGGCGCGACGCCACCGAGAGCCACTACGGCGAGGTGGAGAGCTACATCCCGAACCACAACGAGTCCGTGTCGGCGGTGCTGGACCGGTTCGCGTCCATGGGCGTGGACGCCGAGGGCGTCGTGGCGCTCCTGGGCGCGCACTCCGTCGGCCGCGTCCACTGCTTCAACCTCGTTGCGCGGCTCTACCCGGCGGTGGACGGCACCATCGAGCCGGCGTACGGCGCGTACCTCCGGGGCCGGTGCCCGACGGCGGATGCAAAGGAGGACACGCGCGACGTGGCGTACGCGCGGAACGACCGCGTCACCCCCATGGTGCTCGACAACATGTACCACAAGAACCTCCTGAAAGGCAGGGGCCTCCTGCTGGTGGACCAGAGGCTCGCCACCGACCCGCGAACCGCGCCGTTCGTGAGGAAGATGGCGGCGGACAACGCCTACTTCCACGACGTTTTCGCGGCGGCGCTGGTCAAGATGTCGGAGAACGGCCCGCTCACCGGCGACCACGGCGAGGTCAGGAAGGACTGCAGGTTCGTCAACAAGTAA
- the LOC127331346 gene encoding phosphoinositide phospholipase C 2 isoform X1: MGTYKCCLIFKRRYRWTDAPPPEDVRSLFAQHSGGTATMGADGLRRYLESTGTDPDLDGDAEAERLLDQIRQAQRVRVPRVGRPLLGIDDFHRFLFSDDLNPPLRRPQVHHDMAAPLSHYYVYTGHNSYLTGNQLSSDCSDVPIIKALQRGVRVIELDMWPNSAEDDINILHGRTLTTPVSLLKCLRSIKEYAFVASPYPVIITLEDHLPPELQDKVAKMVLEVFGNILYYPQEEHPKELPSPEDLKGRVLLSTKPPKEYLEAKAGGTIKDGDAEANPGKGGTDDDAAWGKEVPDFKTEIQFAKQEDDALDDDDEEEDEQQIQQHLAPQYKHLITIRAGKPKGGTTSDALKCDPNKVRRLSLSEQQLAKAVVNHGTEIVRFTQRNLLRIYPKGTRITSSNYNPFIGWVHGAQMVAFNMQGYGRALWLMHGFYKANGACGYVKKPDFLMQSEPEVFDPKKQQPVKKILKVKVYMGDGWRMDFKQTHFDQYSPPDFYARVGIAGVPADSIMMKTKAIEDNWVPVWGEEFSFKLTVPELALLRVEVHEYDMSEKDDFAGQTVLPVSELQPGIRAVALCDRKGNKYPNVKLLMRFEFESV, from the exons ATGGGCACGTACAAGTGCTGCCTCATCTTCAAGCGCCGGTACCGCTGGACGgacgcgccgccgccggaggacGTGCGCTCGCTCTTCGCCCAGCACTCCGGCGGGACCGCCACCATGGGCGCCGACGGCCTCCGCCGCTACCTCGAGTCCACCGGCACCGACCCGGACTTGGACGGCGACGCCGAGGCCGAGCGCCTGCTCGACCAGATCCGCCAGGCCCAGCGCGTCCGGGTCCCGCGCGTGGGGCGCCCGCTCCTGGGCATCGACGACTTCCACCGCTTCCTCTTCTCCGACGACCTCAACCCGCCGCTCCGCCGCCCGCAGGTCCACCACGACATGGCCGCGCCGCTCTCCCACTACTACGTCTACACGGGCCACAACTCCTACCTCACGGGCAACCAGCTCAGCAGCGACTGCAGCGACGTCCCCATCATCAAGGCGCTGCAGAGGGGCGTCAGGGTCATCGAGCTCGACATGTGGCCCAACTCCGCCGAGGACGACATCAACATCCTCCATGGCAG GACATTGACCACCCCAGTTTCACTCCTCAAGTGCTTGAGGTCCATCAAAGAGTATGCTTTCGTCGCGTCGCCTTACCCTGTTATCATAACGCTCGAAGACCACCTTCCACCTGAACTCCAGGACAAAGTTGCCAAG atggtccttgaagtatttggcaACATACTGTATTACCCTCAAGAAGAACATCCCAAAGAACTCCCTTCACCGGAAGACCTCAAGGGCCGTGTCCTCCTGTCGACAAAGCCCCCGAAGGAGTACCTTGAAGCCAAGGCTGGTGGTACCATCAAAGATGGTGACGCAGAAGCGAATCCCGGCAAAGGAGGAACTGACGACGATGCGGCTTGGGGAAAAGAAGTCCCTGATTTTAAGACTGAAATCCAGTTTGCTAAA CAGGAAGATGATGCCTTAGAtgatgacgatgaggaggaggacgaacAGCAAATTCAGCAGCATCTAGCTCCACAGTATAAGCACCTTATTACTATAAGAGCAGGAAAGCCCAAGGGTGGTACTACGTCTGATGCCTTGAAGTGCGACCCAAACAAAGTTAGGCGGCTCAGTTTGAGCGAGCAACAACTTGCAAAAGCTGTAGTTAATCATGGTACCGAAATAGTGAG GTTTACCCAGAGAAACCTACTGAGGATATACCCAAAGGGCACTCGGATTACTTCATCCAACTATAATCCGTTTATTGGCTGGGTGCATGGTGCTCAGATGGTGGCCTTCAATATGCAG GGATATGGAAGAGCACTTTGGTTAATGCATGGATTTTATAAAGCCAACGGTGCATGTGGCTACGTGAAGAAACCAGATTTCTTGATGCAATCTGAACCAGAAGTTTTTGATCCAAAGAAACAACAACCTGTTAAGAAAATTTTGAAG GTAAAAGTGTACATGGGAGATGGATGGCGGATGGACTTCAAGCAGACGCACTTTGATCAATACTCTCCTCCAGATTTTTATGCACGG GTTGGGATAGCCGGTGTTCCAGCGGACTCTATAATGATGAAGACAAAGGCGATCGAGGACAACTGGGTGCCGGTGTGGGGGGAGGAGTTCTCCTTCAAGCTGACGGTCCCGGAGCTCGCGCTGCTCCGCGTGGAGGTGCACGAGTACGACATGTCGGAGAAGGACGACTTCGCGGGGCAGACCGTGCTGCCGGTGTCGGAGCTGCAGCCCGGGATCCGCGCGGTGGCGCTCTGCGATCGCAAGGGGAACAAGTACCCCAACGTCAAGCTCCTCATGCGCTTCGAGTTCGAGTCGGTCTGA
- the LOC127331346 gene encoding phosphoinositide phospholipase C 2 isoform X2, with translation MGTYKCCLIFKRRYRWTDAPPPEDVRSLFAQHSGGTATMGADGLRRYLESTGTDPDLDGDAEAERLLDQIRQAQRVRVPRVGRPLLGIDDFHRFLFSDDLNPPLRRPQVHHDMAAPLSHYYVYTGHNSYLTGNQLSSDCSDVPIIKALQRGVRVIELDMWPNSAEDDINILHGRTLTTPVSLLKCLRSIKEYAFVASPYPVIITLEDHLPPELQDKVAKMVLEVFGNILYYPQEEHPKELPSPEDLKGRVLLSTKPPKEYLEAKAGGTIKDGDAEANPGKGGTDDDAAWGKEVPDFKTEIQFAKEDDALDDDDEEEDEQQIQQHLAPQYKHLITIRAGKPKGGTTSDALKCDPNKVRRLSLSEQQLAKAVVNHGTEIVRFTQRNLLRIYPKGTRITSSNYNPFIGWVHGAQMVAFNMQGYGRALWLMHGFYKANGACGYVKKPDFLMQSEPEVFDPKKQQPVKKILKVKVYMGDGWRMDFKQTHFDQYSPPDFYARVGIAGVPADSIMMKTKAIEDNWVPVWGEEFSFKLTVPELALLRVEVHEYDMSEKDDFAGQTVLPVSELQPGIRAVALCDRKGNKYPNVKLLMRFEFESV, from the exons ATGGGCACGTACAAGTGCTGCCTCATCTTCAAGCGCCGGTACCGCTGGACGgacgcgccgccgccggaggacGTGCGCTCGCTCTTCGCCCAGCACTCCGGCGGGACCGCCACCATGGGCGCCGACGGCCTCCGCCGCTACCTCGAGTCCACCGGCACCGACCCGGACTTGGACGGCGACGCCGAGGCCGAGCGCCTGCTCGACCAGATCCGCCAGGCCCAGCGCGTCCGGGTCCCGCGCGTGGGGCGCCCGCTCCTGGGCATCGACGACTTCCACCGCTTCCTCTTCTCCGACGACCTCAACCCGCCGCTCCGCCGCCCGCAGGTCCACCACGACATGGCCGCGCCGCTCTCCCACTACTACGTCTACACGGGCCACAACTCCTACCTCACGGGCAACCAGCTCAGCAGCGACTGCAGCGACGTCCCCATCATCAAGGCGCTGCAGAGGGGCGTCAGGGTCATCGAGCTCGACATGTGGCCCAACTCCGCCGAGGACGACATCAACATCCTCCATGGCAG GACATTGACCACCCCAGTTTCACTCCTCAAGTGCTTGAGGTCCATCAAAGAGTATGCTTTCGTCGCGTCGCCTTACCCTGTTATCATAACGCTCGAAGACCACCTTCCACCTGAACTCCAGGACAAAGTTGCCAAG atggtccttgaagtatttggcaACATACTGTATTACCCTCAAGAAGAACATCCCAAAGAACTCCCTTCACCGGAAGACCTCAAGGGCCGTGTCCTCCTGTCGACAAAGCCCCCGAAGGAGTACCTTGAAGCCAAGGCTGGTGGTACCATCAAAGATGGTGACGCAGAAGCGAATCCCGGCAAAGGAGGAACTGACGACGATGCGGCTTGGGGAAAAGAAGTCCCTGATTTTAAGACTGAAATCCAGTTTGCTAAA GAAGATGATGCCTTAGAtgatgacgatgaggaggaggacgaacAGCAAATTCAGCAGCATCTAGCTCCACAGTATAAGCACCTTATTACTATAAGAGCAGGAAAGCCCAAGGGTGGTACTACGTCTGATGCCTTGAAGTGCGACCCAAACAAAGTTAGGCGGCTCAGTTTGAGCGAGCAACAACTTGCAAAAGCTGTAGTTAATCATGGTACCGAAATAGTGAG GTTTACCCAGAGAAACCTACTGAGGATATACCCAAAGGGCACTCGGATTACTTCATCCAACTATAATCCGTTTATTGGCTGGGTGCATGGTGCTCAGATGGTGGCCTTCAATATGCAG GGATATGGAAGAGCACTTTGGTTAATGCATGGATTTTATAAAGCCAACGGTGCATGTGGCTACGTGAAGAAACCAGATTTCTTGATGCAATCTGAACCAGAAGTTTTTGATCCAAAGAAACAACAACCTGTTAAGAAAATTTTGAAG GTAAAAGTGTACATGGGAGATGGATGGCGGATGGACTTCAAGCAGACGCACTTTGATCAATACTCTCCTCCAGATTTTTATGCACGG GTTGGGATAGCCGGTGTTCCAGCGGACTCTATAATGATGAAGACAAAGGCGATCGAGGACAACTGGGTGCCGGTGTGGGGGGAGGAGTTCTCCTTCAAGCTGACGGTCCCGGAGCTCGCGCTGCTCCGCGTGGAGGTGCACGAGTACGACATGTCGGAGAAGGACGACTTCGCGGGGCAGACCGTGCTGCCGGTGTCGGAGCTGCAGCCCGGGATCCGCGCGGTGGCGCTCTGCGATCGCAAGGGGAACAAGTACCCCAACGTCAAGCTCCTCATGCGCTTCGAGTTCGAGTCGGTCTGA